From a single Molothrus ater isolate BHLD 08-10-18 breed brown headed cowbird chromosome Z, BPBGC_Mater_1.1, whole genome shotgun sequence genomic region:
- the RNF170 gene encoding E3 ubiquitin-protein ligase RNF170 isoform X4, translating to MSCPVCLQQATFPIETNCGHLFCGSCIIAYWRYGSWLGAIRCPICRQTVTLFLPLFGEDQQGAAQVFQDVNDYNRRFSGQPRSIMERIMDLPTLLRHAFREMFSVGGLFWMFRIRIFLCLIGALLYLASPLDFLPEALFGILGFLDDFFVIFLLLIYISIMYREVVTQRLNR from the exons ATGTCGTGTCCAGTCTGTTTGCAACAGGCTACATTTCCTATAGAAACAAACTGTGGACATCTCTTCTGTG GTTCCTGCATTATTGCCTACTGGAGGTATGGCTCATGGCTGGGTGCCATCCGCTGTCCAATCTGCAGACAGACg GTAACACTATTCTTACCACTCTTTGGTGAAGATCAGCAGGGTGCAGCCCAAGTGTTTCAAGATGTTAATGATTACAATCGAAGATTTTCAGGACAGCCCAGATCG atTATGGAAAGAATTATGGATCTCCCCACTTTATTGCGACATGCTTTCAGGGAGATGTTTTCTGTAGGGGGCCTCTTCTGGATGTTTCGCATCAGGATATTCCTCTGCTTGATTGGAGCCTTGCTGTACCTGGCTTCACCTCtggattttcttcctgaagcTCTGTTTGGAATTCTGGGGTTCTTGGATGatttctttgtcatttttctgctgctgataTATATCTCTATCATGTACAGAGAAGTGGTAACACAGCGTCTAAATAGATGA